One Cannabis sativa cultivar Pink pepper isolate KNU-18-1 unplaced genomic scaffold, ASM2916894v1 Contig4, whole genome shotgun sequence DNA segment encodes these proteins:
- the LOC115699948 gene encoding uncharacterized protein LOC115699948: MAKNDAVIQSQAASLQNLKLQLGHLANELKARPQGSLPSDTKNPRKDGKEKCKSIQLRSGKHLKNSEEEIKGSGEPTSIQIDEKFSNKTAQEIANTSPVDTARGQQPDSQQSAPLHINIPLVEALEQMPNYVKFLKDILTKKRRLEEFETVALTEGCNAMLKSKIPPKLKDPGSFTIPCSIGGRDVGRALRDLGASINLMPISIFKKLGIGEACPTTVTLQLADRSMAHPEGKIEDVLVQVDKFIFLGDFIILDYEADRDVPIILGRPFLTTGRTLIDV; this comes from the exons ATGgccaaaaatgatgcggtgataCAAAGTCAAGCTGCCTCTCTTCAAAACCTTAAGTTGCAACTTGGACATTTGGCTAATGAATTAAAAGCTAGGCCGCAAGGTTCTTTGCCTAGCGACACGAAAAATCCAAGGAAGGATGGGAAGGAAAAATGCAAATCCATTCAACTAAGGAGTGGCAAGCATCTGAAAAATTCTGAGGAGGAAATAAAGGGTAGTGGGGAGCCCACTTCAATCCAAATCGACGAAAAATTTAGTAACAAAACTGCCCAGGAAATTGCTAATACCAgcccagttgatacagcaagGGGTCAGCAACCTGACAGTCAGCAATCCGCACCA CTCCATATCAATATTCCCTTGGTGGAAGCATTGGAGCAAATGCCGAATTATGTCaagttcttaaaagatattttgacaaagaaaaggaGGTTGGAGGAGTTTGAAACTGTAGCTCTCACCGAAGGATGCAACGCCATGTTAAAAAGTAAGATTCCACCGAAGTTGAAGGATCCTGGTAGTTTTACAATCCCTTGTTCCATTGGGGGACGGGATGTTGGAAGAGCCTTACGTGATTTAGGTGCAAGCATCAACCTCATGCCTATATCGATCTTTAAGAAGTTGGGTATTGGTGAAGCCTGTCCTACAACTGTTACATTGCAGCTTGCTGACAGGTCCATGGCCCATccagaaggaaaaatagaagatGTTCTAGTACAAGTTGACAAGTTCATTTTTCTAGGTGATTTCATCATCCTAGACTATGAAGCTGATAGAGATGTGCCTATTATATTGGGTCGGCCATTCCTTACTACCGGGAGAACTCTGATTGATGTGTAA